The sequence CGACCTGATGACCGTGGCGGAGCGGCGCGGTGCGCTCGCCGGCACCCGTGTGGTCTTCGTCGGTGACGGGTCCTGCAACATGGGCAACTCGTGGGTGCTGGCCGGTGCCACGGCGGGGATGCACGTGGTCGTGGCCTCGCCCGACGGCTATGCGCCGCACGAGCAGGTCCTGGAGCGGGCGCGGGCGATCGCCGACTCCACCGGTGGCAGCGTCGCGGTCACGACCGACCCACGCGCTGCGGCGGCCGGTGCCGAGGTCGTGGTGACCGACACCTGGATCTCGATGGGTCGCGAGCAGGAGGCGGCCGAGCGCGAGCAGCTGTTCGCGCCCTACGCCCTCACCTCGGACCTCCTCGCTCATGCTGACCCCGGTGCCGTCGTGCTCCACTGCCTCCCGGCCTATCGCGGCAAGGAGATCAGCGCCGAGGTGCTCGAGGGGCCCCAGAGCGCGGTCTGGGACGAGGCGGAGAACCGCCGCCACGCCCAGAAGGCCGTGCTGACCTGGCTGCTCGAGCAGGATCGGGACCCGTCGTGAACGGCTCGGCGGTCAGCCCCATGACGAAGAACGCCCGCCACCAGCGGATCATCGACCTGATCACCCACCACTCCGTGAGGTCGCAGG comes from Nocardioides piscis and encodes:
- the argF gene encoding ornithine carbamoyltransferase: MTRHLLADDDLSPAEQAEVLALAAELKASPYAAKPLAGPLTVALVFDRPTLRTQVSFTAGIAELGGNPMTVDGGLAAMGSRESVEDVARVLGRQASAIVWRTAHQADLATMAARAGVPVVNALTDDFHPCQLLADLMTVAERRGALAGTRVVFVGDGSCNMGNSWVLAGATAGMHVVVASPDGYAPHEQVLERARAIADSTGGSVAVTTDPRAAAAGAEVVVTDTWISMGREQEAAEREQLFAPYALTSDLLAHADPGAVVLHCLPAYRGKEISAEVLEGPQSAVWDEAENRRHAQKAVLTWLLEQDRDPS